One genomic window of Wenzhouxiangella sp. XN201 includes the following:
- a CDS encoding cytochrome D1 domain-containing protein codes for MKRPLYTIHWLGAIGLSLAVTTACGADTSQSSSAQKDTEVHSAEVAKAAAGDMEAGEKAYKTHCQACHQADGSGLPGAFPPLAGNPNLEGNADMVIENVLSGRSGKIDVGGVTYDGVMPPMSYLSDQDVANVVTFVMNSWGNDEATISTDQVADKRAELGLTDRAEGERHPGASEGEMAYRGAPSPVEGGKQVVSPGAPSMTEVEFERSQQIYFERCAGCHGVLRKGATGKPLTTDITQEKGTDYLKALINFGSPAGMPNWGTSGELTDAEIDMLARFLQHDPPQPPEWGMPEMMDSWTVHVAPEDRPESPQHDYDVDNFFAVTLRDAGEVAIIDGDSKEVVSYVPTGYAVHISRASSSGRYFATIGRDAKVDLIDLYMDPPQVVAEIKIGMEARSVENSRYKGYEDKIAIAGAYWPPHYVLMDGQTLEPKKIVSTRGMTVDTQEYHPEPRVAAIVGSHQHPEFIVNVKETGQILLVNYENIDSLQVTTIGAAPFLHDGGWDASGRYFLTAANESDKIAVVDAKDRELEALVDVERIPHPGRGANFVHPEYGPVWVTSALGNADVTLIGTDPDNHPDQAFKAVQVLQGQGGGSLFVKTHPESTNLWVDTPLHPDEEKAQTIAVFDINDLDAGYEVLPIAEWADLGPGPKRVVQPEYNKAGDEVWFSVWSGMEEESAIVIVDDKTRELKHVIKGEKIITPTGKFNNYNTRNEIY; via the coding sequence ATGAAAAGACCGCTATACACCATTCACTGGCTCGGGGCGATAGGCCTGTCCCTGGCAGTGACCACGGCGTGCGGAGCCGATACCTCGCAATCATCGTCCGCGCAAAAGGACACCGAAGTGCATTCCGCCGAGGTTGCCAAGGCCGCAGCGGGCGACATGGAAGCCGGTGAAAAGGCCTACAAGACGCACTGCCAGGCCTGCCATCAGGCCGATGGCTCCGGTCTGCCGGGCGCCTTTCCGCCGCTGGCCGGCAACCCGAATCTCGAAGGCAATGCCGACATGGTCATCGAGAACGTACTTTCCGGGCGCTCGGGCAAGATCGATGTCGGCGGCGTGACCTACGACGGCGTGATGCCGCCGATGAGCTACCTCAGCGACCAGGATGTCGCCAATGTCGTCACCTTCGTGATGAACTCCTGGGGCAACGACGAGGCCACCATCAGCACCGATCAGGTCGCCGACAAGCGGGCCGAACTCGGACTGACCGACCGGGCCGAGGGCGAACGCCATCCCGGGGCTTCCGAAGGTGAAATGGCTTACCGCGGCGCACCCTCGCCCGTTGAGGGCGGCAAGCAGGTGGTCTCCCCCGGCGCGCCGAGCATGACCGAGGTCGAGTTCGAGCGCTCGCAACAGATCTACTTCGAACGCTGCGCCGGCTGTCACGGCGTACTCAGGAAGGGCGCGACCGGCAAGCCGCTGACCACCGACATCACCCAGGAAAAGGGCACCGATTACCTCAAGGCGCTGATCAACTTCGGCTCGCCGGCAGGCATGCCCAACTGGGGCACGTCGGGCGAGCTCACCGACGCGGAAATCGACATGCTGGCGCGCTTCCTGCAACACGATCCGCCGCAGCCGCCGGAATGGGGCATGCCGGAGATGATGGATTCCTGGACCGTCCACGTGGCGCCGGAAGACCGGCCGGAGTCACCCCAGCACGACTACGACGTCGACAATTTCTTCGCAGTGACCCTGCGAGATGCCGGGGAAGTGGCCATCATCGACGGTGACAGCAAGGAAGTGGTCAGCTACGTACCGACCGGCTACGCCGTGCACATCTCGCGCGCCTCGAGCTCGGGCCGCTACTTCGCCACCATTGGACGCGACGCCAAGGTTGACCTGATCGACCTCTACATGGATCCGCCGCAGGTGGTTGCCGAAATCAAGATCGGCATGGAAGCCCGCTCGGTCGAGAACTCCCGTTACAAGGGTTACGAAGACAAGATCGCCATCGCCGGGGCCTACTGGCCTCCGCACTACGTGCTGATGGATGGCCAGACGCTCGAGCCGAAGAAAATCGTGTCGACCCGCGGTATGACCGTCGATACGCAGGAATATCATCCGGAGCCGCGCGTGGCCGCCATCGTCGGTTCGCACCAGCACCCGGAGTTCATCGTCAACGTCAAGGAAACTGGCCAGATCCTGCTGGTCAACTACGAGAACATCGACAGCCTGCAGGTCACCACGATCGGTGCAGCACCCTTCCTGCACGATGGTGGCTGGGACGCCAGCGGACGCTACTTCCTGACCGCAGCCAACGAGTCCGACAAGATTGCAGTGGTCGACGCCAAGGATCGTGAACTGGAAGCCCTGGTCGATGTCGAGCGCATTCCGCATCCGGGCCGCGGCGCCAACTTCGTTCATCCCGAGTACGGACCGGTGTGGGTCACCAGTGCGCTGGGCAATGCCGACGTCACCCTGATCGGTACCGATCCGGACAATCACCCGGACCAGGCCTTCAAGGCCGTGCAAGTCCTCCAGGGCCAGGGCGGCGGATCGCTGTTCGTCAAGACGCACCCGGAATCGACCAACCTGTGGGTCGACACCCCGCTACACCCGGACGAGGAAAAAGCCCAGACCATCGCGGTGTTCGACATCAACGACCTGGATGCCGGCTATGAAGTCCTGCCGATCGCCGAATGGGCCGATCTCGGTCCCGGACCGAAGCGCGTCGTCCAGCCCGAGTACAACAAGGCCGGAGACGAAGTCTGGTTCTCGGTCTGGTCGGGGATGGAAGAGGAATCGGCCATCGTCATCGTCGACGACAAGACGCGTGAACTCAAGCACGTGATCAAGGGCGAGAAAATCATCACGCCCACCGGCAAGTTCAACAATTACAACACCCGCAACGAGATCTACTGA